Within Chiroxiphia lanceolata isolate bChiLan1 chromosome 24, bChiLan1.pri, whole genome shotgun sequence, the genomic segment GTTACCGGCATAGTCACCACCTTGCTGGAGCGGCTGCTGAGCGATGGGTTGGGAGACCCAGTTCTGCTGGTTGTTGGTCTGACGCGCGCTTGGAATCGGGCTGGTTGTACCCGTCTGCCTTTCTCTTGCATCCTACGTGCCCCCCACGGTTGCCCCTGGCTCCACGAGCACCGcgtcctctctgctgctgtgcgGGAACCCCCTCTCCCCCCTGGCTCCTCTTGGTGGTCCCATGGGTTGCACCCCTCTGTGAGTAGCCAGCTTACCTCTTGGTGGTGGTGCTCCCCGCCCCCTAGGTGGTGGAGGGgcacctctcccaccccttcctcctcctcctcttcctcttatAGCATAGCCATCATCATAGCCGTAATAGGGATCTTCATAGCCACCACGGTAGTCATGATAGTCATAACCATAGTAATCATCGTAATAATCTTCATAGCCATAGTAATCTGGGGGATAGCCATATCCACCTCTCCCTCCACGGCCTCTGCCTCTAATAGGAGGTGGCATGCGAGGCGGAGGGTAGTAATAATAGTCTTCGTACCtagtaagaaaaagaaacacataatTATTATCCCCAAAGCCTCCCAAATAAAGTATACATTTGCCCTTTTGATTAATAAGACATAACACAGAGAAAAGTTAAGTCAAATCACTCTAAACCAGCCCATGTTTTATAGCAGAACTTCACTCTGCAGTGTTACCACAGTGCCAGGGTGACACTCACGCAGTGCTCCGGGAGGCCTGTCTGGCAGCCTGAcgttctttccttttcttatcgGTGGCTTTGCTAACACTATTtcaatttcttctccttctaTTTCTTTCCCATTCATTTCATTCATAGCCTGTacaaaaatagaagagaaataactaaaaatttgtttccactcaaaatgaaactaaaacTTACTGAAACCAGAGGGCTGGGTTTCTCCAAGTTGAGCTGTTGCATGTGCTTTGCTTCTGTGCTGCACAAACAGAATGCTACACATCACTCCTATGTTTCAATTACAGtgaagaagcattttttttaaaaatgcctctCTCTTCTTAAGGTAAAAAATGGGATTAAAACTATTAACACAATTTTAGAAAGGTCAGACGTAACACCATTATGTTCCTATATCCCCTAAAAGCCTCAAAATACACAAGTTCTCACTACTCACACTGAGGCATTTACTGTACTTGAAAGCCTGTTAGAGCACATGCATGCAAGAGAAAGGATTGTTGCATTTGGGATTCCCAGCTAGCTGAATGTGAGTGAAGTGCCTCTGAGAAAAATCAAGTATTTCTGAGAGGACACACACTTgaggtagggaaaaaaaaaaaaaaaaattactgaaacttGGTGATCTCATCACGCGAGCCACAAATCCTCCAGAATATTAAATGTGCAATTTTTAACTATCAAATGCACCCACAAAGAGAACTTAATACATAGAGACAAAGTACAATTAGGACTACACCCTCCAATTCTTCACCTGGAGTTTATCTGCTTTGCATTAATGTTTCTGGGTATTCATATTTGCATTAATGAAGACTTTATAGGTCTTTACAGCTATGTGCCTCAAAAACATTAGAAGTTATGGCAATTTATTTCCACAAGGTGAAATCAGTAGACAGTGGAACCAGTGAGCCAATTCCATGCATTCCACACATAAATATCTTAACAGttcattaaaaaaccaaaccacacccatacacacaaaaatatctCACAAAATTCATAAACCAATTTAGTGGCCATGATGCAGTCACATAGGGCAGGTGTGGTAGTTTTCAGCTTGTCTCAGAGCAGATGAGCATTAGCGATGTATTTGACCTGTCTTTCTCATCTGCTACAAGTTTCTGGCTGCTGAAATCTAATGGAGTATTTAGCAGAAAGGTGTAGTGGGATGGGGTTGGAGAGCGTTTATAGACACACTACAAAAACCATGTCCAGAGGTGTTGCTGACTTACCCATTCTGTCACAATTTCTTGTCCTCACTTGGACATGGTCTAAACCTATTCAAGCAACCTCAACCTCGTTAAATACAAGTGACATTCATCCTAAAGCCAAACTCTAAAGCCTAATCTCAGGGTAGGAAAACTGTAAGCAATTAAATGgtataaaattattaacaagGTCAAGTACAGAGCCTTTGAACTGTCCATGCAGCCACATACATCACATACAATATACCTGCTTCACAACTCCCAGGTGCAAAAAAcacttcctcccttccttctttcccccatAAACATGGATTTAAAACAGATGGAGTAATTTCTATGAATTCAGTACACTGAAGTACAAACACCAGATATAAATAACCTCAACAGCTTGTGAACCAAAGGAAGAGAACCTGAAGCTTACAGTAATGACCTTCAGTATTTAACAAGTCATTAAGAAACCATCTCAGGACACGTAGAGTTAAAAAGAGGTAATGCATTATGGGAGTTGCCAGCACCATTCTCCTCAACTTCATAAGGCATTTTTCATTACCttgcaatttttatttgatACTTGTGTCACTCCAAAGCTACACACAGCCTTTAAATAGAGGTCTTCGAGAGACACTGATACCTTCTGCCAGTGTTTCCTCAGAAAAATTGTCTAGttgatctttttattttcctcttctctagACTCTCCTGCATTGCTCTACACCTCTTTCCAGTCTACTTGTAACTTGCTACAGTTTTGTCCTTTCAAGTTTCACATCCTCCTAGCTACTGAAATCACAGGAACAAAATTATTAGTGTTAAAATTCTCACAATGGGGAACTTTATTAACTGGGCTCTACAGTTTGTCTTACTGAGGTAATTACTGTAAAGAAATTTCTTAAAAACCACTTGTACAAAAGAAACTGCTCACATCAACTCAGCTAGGAAAGAATTATCAACCCACCTTCACTGCTGCACCTCTGTCCtcaaaatgaacaaaagcaTAATCCTTCAACTTCTTTActctttccagcttttccaaattcagaaaaggatttctcaagaatttcttctgtcaCAGTAGTGGCCAAGTTTCTTACGAATAAAACTTTTACCTGGtgaaaaaatgagaacaaaagcTGTAATCTTTAAAAGTCAAACCTCAAAGGAACTACAACTAGCAAGATATTATTCCCTTCCTTGTTGCATTGAGAAATTTGAGTATTAACTCTAACTCTTTTAAAAAGTGCCTTGTAGTTACCTGTATGAAGTTTCTACAACTTTTCTCCTTCCACTATTCCTTCCATGACCAGAAGAATAGCCACtttgattttctgcttctgGATGCTACAACTCCCAGTAAAATTTTAGTAATAGACCTCAAGGACAGTAAAGAGTTACTCCAAACACTAGGATAGAAGCACATAATTTCCCACACTGAACTTCACCTTCTTGTcattctgaaaaacagttttatgCAATACCCACTGGCATTCGTTAAAGCCAGAGCAGATAATGCACAGCCTGATGTGTCAATCCAGCAGGATAACCCTGTACACTATTAGTTTAGATGTTAACAGCAGGTTTCCAAATGTCTTCCCATGGTAACTCAGCCACAGTGCTCAGGTTGTGCCATTTTGCTCAGCTTACTGTGAAAATGCCCCTCATTACTTTTTGTGCCTCAAATCTCACATTGCTCAGCTGGAACAAGTCCTTCATCACTGTGGCATAAAGAAATAAtcctccccaaaacacagaGCATCCAGTGGAATCTTTACTGACCTTTGTCATGACTTCTGGATCAGGTTCCTCTACTGGATCAGCCCATTCCACTGTCACAACATTTCCCCAGACTTTTACTTTCCCACTCATCAGGCGTCGGCGCGCTTGTGCTGCTGACTTGTGATCCTCATATTCCAAGAAGCAGAATCCTCGATTCTTCTTTTTATCATCAGGTTGATGATACAAGATTACATCCACCAAACCCTCTGAAAAACAGGTCTTTAGTATTGAgctttgaaaggaaagagaaaagtctaGTCTACCCAAAAATGccttcttttgtgttttgtaattaatttgattttaacacctgaaaacacaagaaaagcaaaatgaataaGAGAAATCCATCCAATTTACCCAGAAACAGGTCACCTAGCAGGTGAAGTTCTTCAGAACAAACCTCACAGTTAGGCCCTGCAAAACATCAACCTAAGCAGTTCATACAGTGTAAGTTTTCTGTACTTTGTTTTACCATTTTTACATCTTTGAAAAGCAGCCAGCACTAACACATGGCCTCTCCCCTGCCTCCTGGGGGACCtggaaggaatttcttccacATCTCTccaaaaagaggagaaagaagtaAACGAATATTCACCTTCTGttttcaccacttccctgaagTACTAATAAATTGCAATCCTAAAAAAGAAGCAGGAGGTTAAAACTCTCCTATTGGAGCAAGAGCATATGACTCAATCTCTTATCTAAAGCAGAAGCACCCTTCCAGTGATGAGCTGATTTCTTCCTACTTGCTGCACATACTGGGGAACAATGCTAAAAAACTGGAACAAAGTTAGGCTGTCATAGTCCCTCTAAAACGATTCAGTATTCCTCCTCCCCATCACTGCTCAGCTATGCATCTGTTTCAGGttccccaaaaaaacctcagtgttGACAGCAGAACCTCCTGTAGATCCAGTAAcaggaagctgctgaagaaCAGGTAACAGAATCAAGACCTTCATTTTTTCTGAGTTCATTTGTGCCATTTCCATCTCAAACTGTAAACTACAACATCATTCACTTAATCATCAGTTAAACAAACACGATTCCCTTTACATTCACCATAAGATATATTCATACACAACATTtctaacaaaaccaaacctgaaaTCCAATTGGAAAGAGTTTAAATGATACCTGAACACATCTGTCAAAGAACTAGACCGACAAAATGGAGAGACTGAATGGTATTCTAAGAACACATGGAAACTCATTAAGTCTTACCTGTGACTTTACCAAACTCTTCCAATATGTTTTTCCTTAGTCTTGTTCTTTGGAATTGACCCAACAATAACCTGTTGTTTGCCACAGAGATGCATACCCCGAGGTGCTTTCCAGGACGGATTTCATAGTTGtcacactgaaaaaagaaaacaagccatTAATTTGCTTTATCCACAATACTAGGCATGAAAATATCCCCAAATCAAAAATCAGgtattttcttcatcatctgcTACTTTTATACATAGCATGTTGAATCGGCATTGTAGGAAAATTACTAGAAGAGCTGGTTTTGTGTCAGCATTTGCTTGGAAGAACAATACCAAGTTTAGGATTTTCAAAACTTCAGAAGTTCTGCTGAATGGAAAGCTACAAAAAACAACTGATgtacaaagaaaacacataacATACACAAATTGCATGGGGTAAATTCATTCACCTACTGTTTATCTCAGACTTGAAAGATCTTTCTAGATAACTGGTGACTacttcctgtgctgggagtcACTGTCATTGCTGCTGTTACCAATAAGCAAATACATGGCATTACAGATACTGTGagttcttcctctttccttggATAACTTTGAACACTGTGAGCATGTTTGCAGAGATAATCGAAAGTCTAAATCAGCATGTTACCTTGTTTTTCTCCCTAACCCCAACAGTAGGCATTTTTTTTGACCTTGTACATGTTAAGATTAAAAAACTTTACCATCAAGTTTTAAAacttcccattaaaaaaaacttaGCCCACTGCTTCAAGCTTGTAATCCACAGCTGGATTACCCTGAATACCAAGACTCCCAATAGGTCTTTCAAGGTACAAGAGttcaatctttaaaaaaaaaaattcaagacaGACATCATCTTTGTTTTAGGTAGGATTTTcaaacagagcagaagaggaTGGACGTCTGATCATCAGCCCGCTTCTGAAAATCTCATCCAATTCTATAAAAGCAGGTTTTCAGCCATTCTAGCCCTAGCTGAGACAAAGCCCTATAGCTGATATAAATACCTTCAGGAACCTTCTTCATATTCCAGAGGAACTAAAACAGTGTTAACACTGGCACATTGCTGGCTACACCTCCCATCACTTTAATGTCTCCCCTTTCATCTCCCTCCATCAGTGAATATTTAAAGCAACCTTCAACTTggtcaaaagaagaaaaaagtttcaaaacaatttttccttcataaatGACAGTAACTCATATCCACTGATTCCAAACACTGAAACCCAGAAGCAATTACTTGCAGAAACATATTTTGTGCATCTCGTTCAGGAAACATCCAAGTAggttctagaaagaaaaaaaccagcctaAGCAGGGACAAGCAATCCCTAGTCCATAACATAACAACTGCCAACTATTTCTAAATACATTCAAATATCTGAAGGAACAAATGCTGCCACATTTAAAGCAATGACTCCTGAAGTCCTTACAGCACAATAGAATTGCTTTTAAGTTTTTCCAGGTTGCAGGTTTTCCTGCTCCCACCAGCTTAACTAAGGTATTTAGATTTTACCTCTCTTCTTCATGCAGGATCAGCTGAATTCTGCTAAGGGAAACGAGATTAAGCATTTCACCTGTTTTGGTTCAAAGTACACACAGTATTCCACAGCCATATCCAAAACCTTGGGAGATGCACATTGATCTGCCTAGTTCTActtccttctcccaggcagAGGCAAGGCCCCAGTCAGACTGCTGTCTCTCCCTTTAACTCCCTCGGGATTGCTCCATGTCCTTTCCCAAGCCGCACAGCTGCAGGCCAGCCAGACTTCCAAACAGTGAGCAGACTGCACGACTGCCACAGGAGAGAACAAAAGGCCACTGGGAACCACCAAAGGAACAAAGTCAGAGACCTCCTTTATGGCAGCAACAGCTAAACAAGGCAGGTCCAATTAGCTCGTTACAGTAAAGGGTGATGAATCTTAAACACAGTGAATcttaaagaatatattttccagCTGGAATCAAGTACGCTCTTGCCATAATCACCCAAGTGTTCTGGCAGGCTGCAGCAGGCTACAGCAGATAACAGTCCTAAATATCTGTATATACTAAATAAAATCAGGAGGCAATTTTTAAGAGAGTAAAATTGAGTTTGTCAATGGATGCTTTAAGGAAACACTTCAAAGACTTCATTACCTAAGAGGCTACCAATATGTTTGCTGTTTACTTTGTCTTGTCCTGTTTGAAAGTAAGTTACTCACCAGTTTGACTGCTTCCTGTGCTGCATCTTTACTACAAAAAGTAATGAAAGCATAACCTCTGTTTTGACCAGAAAGAGGATCCATCATGAGGCGCAGATCCCAAATCGGACCAGCTTTCTCAAAGAGTGGTA encodes:
- the HNRNPR gene encoding LOW QUALITY PROTEIN: heterogeneous nuclear ribonucleoprotein R (The sequence of the model RefSeq protein was modified relative to this genomic sequence to represent the inferred CDS: inserted 2 bases in 2 codons; deleted 2 bases in 2 codons) — translated: MRRRRSARHLPSLLGPELRRAGPAPQHNKMANQVNGNAVQLKEEEEPMDTSSVTHTEHYKTLIEAGLPQKVAERLDEIFQTGLVAYVDLDERAIDALREFNEEGALSVLQQFKESDLSHVQNKSAFLCGVMKTYRQREKQGSKVQESTKGPDEAKIKALLERTGYTLDVTTGQRKYGGPPPDTVYSGVQPGIGTEVFVGKIPRDLYEDELVPLFEKAGPIWDLRLMMDPLSGQNRGYAFITFCSKDAAQEAVKLCDNYEIRPGKHLGVCISVANNRLLLGQFQRTRLRKNILEEFGKVTEGLVDVILYHQPDDKKKNRGFCFLEYEDHKSAAQARRRLMSGKVKVWGNVVTVEWADPVEEPDPEVMTKVKVLFVRNLATTVTEEILEKSFSEFGKLERVKKLKDYAFVHFEDRGAAVKAMNEMNGKEIEGEEIEIVLAKPPXKKRKERQAARQASRSTAYEDYYYYPPPRMPPPIRGRGRGGRGGYGYPPDYYGYEDYYDDYYGYDYHDYRGGYEDPYYGYDDGYAIRGRGGGGRGGRGAPPPPRGRGAPPPRGXAGYSQRGATHGTTKRSQGGEGVPAQQQRGRGARGARGNRGGHVGCKRKADGYNQPDSKRRQTNNQQNWVSQPIAQQPLQQGGDYAGNYGYNMTTRNLYQEY